The genomic window TAAAAAAGACCTGTACCGGAGGGACTTCACGATAAACACTATGGCGATAAGGCTGAACCCCGACAAGTTCGGGCAACTGCTTGACTACTTCGGAGGGCAGAGGGACATTAAAGAAAAGGCCATACGGATACTTCACAATCTGAGCTTCATAGAAGACCCCACTCGGGCCTTCCGTGCCATAAGGTTCTCGGAGCGGTTCGGCTACAAAATAAGCAAACACACGATGAACCTGATCAATACCGCTGTGCGGATAAACCTTTTTGAAAAGCTCTCCGGCGCAAGGATGTACGACGAGCTCAACCTGCTCTTTCTTGAGACAGAACCGATCAAGGCGCTCAAAAAGCTGGAGGAGATGGACCTGCTGAAGTTCATTCATCCCAATATATCAGTGACAGAAAGCCTGAAAGACACCTTTGAGGCGATACAGGAAACATTCGCGTGGTTCAAGTTACTTTTCTTTGAAGAGGAGGTCAACAAGTCTCATCTTTTTCTCATGGCCATGATCGAAGACCTGGCCCCGCAGGAGAGGCACAAGGCACTGAAGAGGCTTCATGTGCCTCCCAATGCAAACCGTGAAATACTTGACGGCATCGACGATTCGCGTAACGCGATTGCAAAACTGCAAAACGCTTCTCAAAAGGAGATCTACTATACACTCTGCCATCTGAATATCCAGACCATCCTTTTCACAATGGCAAAGGCCCGGCAGAAGGAACTGAAAAAAGCCGTCTCATTATATCTGACGAAATTAAGGAACATTAAACCTGACCTCACCGGCAAAGACCTGAAGTCAATGGGATACCCGCCCGGGCCGGTTTACAAAAAGATACTTTCAGCGATACTTGACGCGAGGCTCGAAAGGAAGATCAAAAGCAGGGATGAAGAGATAAAGTTCGTGAGAGATAAATTTGAGATTCAGTAGATTATCCTGACCCCGGCGTAGTAGCAGCAGAGGGCGCTTTCAAGGTCGTTGATAAAAGACCTCTCCTCACCATCCTCAAACATGATCCTTACAAGACAGAAACCGCCCGTGAGAGATGAATGTTTCTCCTCCACCACCTCTCCCGTGCCCCACGCGGAGTAATTGAGATGACTGACCCTGTCTCCGACCTTCAGATATAACCGCCTCGGCATTATTAATTATAATACAAAGAACGGAGGGGGAGAAAGAGGATTGTATTCATTGCGCATACACACTCTTCCCTGCCCCATAATACGAATCATATACATGCTGATAGACTGTATTGCATTTCTGTTGATAGAGGTCAGGTGGATAGCTGTTCGGTAACATTTCATCAAGAATTTTTTCAATTGTAATAAAGACATCTGCTCTTGTCTGTTGTTTTCTTCTCCAGTCCAATACCAGCTTTTCTTTTGTCAGCTTTATTAGCAAGTTTTTTGATGCAAGTTTTACCTGTTGTGTTTCAGCTTTGGTCATATCAGGTTTCTTCAACAGATCAAATACAGCAAGTTCTTCTTCCGTTAAATTTTCAGATACTCCCCTCTTCTCTTCCTCATTCAGATCTTTCACAAATGCCATCAATCTTTCAAAAAACATCTCTACATTGATCGAGCCTGAGTTGTATTCATCAATGAGCTGCTGAAATTTCTGGAGGTAATCAATCCGTGCCCTGTTTAGTCTGACCATTCTGTTGAGCCTTGCACTGATTGCAGCTTTCAGACCCGCTGCCTGAGTGTTCTTTCTACCTTTTTCAAACTGCTTTCTTAATGCCTCGAAGTCAATCCGGGATAAATCAACTCTGTTTGCCCCAATAGACTCTCTGATAAGAAACCCCTCTGCTTCAATGGATTCGTCAAGTAAGTCTTTTACCTTACCCATGACCGCTGAGATATCAACTTCATCGCCTGTTTCGGATATGATCTTGCCGGCAATGACATTGAGTACAGTACATTTATCATAAAACTTGCCTGCTTCAGGGTCAGGCAGGATGGCCTTGAATAATTTCATGACATTGGACGCAAGCAGAAGAAATCTGTTCTTCGTATCATCGTTCACCATAAAGGCATCTGCGGCATCGGCAATCAGTTTGATCTTTTCAAATTTATCATTTGCCTCAATGATCTTTTGAATGTCGACTCCACGCTTTACGCAGAAATCCTCCGTCTCTTTAATTGCCTGTTCAAGTTCCCGGACAAGTTCACTCTTGGGCTTTACGGGAGTATCACCTTCTCCGATACCGCCGCCGGAACCAGTGCCGTAAATAGCCAGCGCCTTCTGGAGATTCCTGAATATCCCAACATAGTCAACGATCAGACCATTTTTCTTATCTCCGAATACCCTGTTTGCCCGTGCTATGGTCTGCATGAGGGTGTGATTTTTCATCGGCTTATCGAGGTATATTGTCGAAAGGATTGGCACATCAAACCCTGTCATCCACATGGCACAGACAAAGACTATTCTAAAGGGGTTATATGGGTCTTTAAACTTCTCCGCCAGATCCTCTTTGACCATCCTCCTGCGGTGTTTCTCGATATCAAGTCCAAGCTTTCTGAATTTCTGTATCTCGTTCTGTTCGCTGCTGACTACCACAGCCATGTCGGTCTCTTCCATGTATTCTATTCTCTCTGCTATGTCTTTAGTTCTATCCTGAGGTTCATCAGACCGTTTAATTCTTAGCTCCTCCAAATGTTTCTGCCAATGCTTCTGAACCTTGTCATATATCTTTACTGCCGTTGGTTTATCGATAGATACCACCATGGCCTTGCCCTGATAACCCCGGTTTATAAAGTGAGTGACAATATCAGCTGCTATCTTCTCCAGACGGTCATCCCTTGTGATAATGTGATACTCCCGCGCAAATTCCCTCTGGAGCTTTTCCTCCTGTTCAGGAGAAAGCATGGCTTCTTCAATGATCCGTTCCAGGTCTTCGTTCAGGTCTTCATTCTTAAGCTGTACTTCGGGAATCCTGTTTTCGTAATAGAGCGGAACAGTAGCGTTATCATCAGCCGATTGTTTGAAATTGTATATGCTGATGTAATCGCCGAATGTTTTTCTCGTGAGTTCTTCGCCTGCTATCAATGGTGTTCCGGTAAATGCGATAAATGCGGCATTGGGAAGGGCTGTCCTCATATTCATTGCAAGCGTGTCGTATTGTGAACGGTGCGCCTCGTCTGCGATCACAATGATGTCCGACCTGTCTGAGACCTTATAGTTGATATCGCCGAATTTGTGAATAAGGGTAAAGATATTCCTGTGGTCTTCCTTCAAAAGCTGTTCAAGGTGCATCCCGCTTTCAGCATGGACCTCTTGTTCAGTAACTGCACCGGCATATGCAAAGTTCTTGTAAATCTGTTTATCAAGTTCTATTCTGTCGGTTACGATGAGGAAGGTATAATTTCCCTCGAATTTCCTGAGTATCTTTTGAGAAAAGAAAATCATGGAATAGCTCTTCCCGCTTCCCTGAGTGTGCCAGAACACTCCGAGCCGTCCCTGATTTTCTTTTATCTTGCTGAATGATTCAATGGAATTATTTACCCCAAGGAATTGATGGTTCTTTGCTACGATCTTAATAAGGCTTCCGCCTGTGTCGCTGTATAAGATGAAGTTTTCGATCAGGTCGAGCAGCTTACGCTTGTCACAGGTTCCCTTAATAATAGTCTCAAGGGATACAACTCCTTCTTCTCCTTCACTGTTAATCTTCTTCCATTCGCTGAAGTGTTCGTATTCTGAAGAGATACTGCCAATTCTGCTCTCCGAGCCGTTAGACAGGACAATAAAAGCGTTATACCAAAATATCTGCGGGATCGTGTCTTTGTAATCAGTGAGATTGTCTCTAAAAGCGTTCTCAAGTTTCTTATGAACAGCTTTTAGCTCAATGAAGATAAGGGGCAGTCCATTTATAAATCCCACAAGATCAGCTCTGCGCTTGTACATCTCGCCTGTTATCCAGAATTGAGAGGCAAGGAAGAAGTCGTTCCTGTCAGGATTATCGAAATCAATAACCTTTGCAGTCTCATCTTCCTCAGTACCGTCTTCGCGTTTGACCTTTACCTTAACTCCGTCTCTGATGAGTTTGTAGATTTCCCGATTGGCATTGACGGGATTTAGAACGCTCCTGTCGCGGGTCAGTTCTTCAATAGCTTGCTCGATTGCTTCGTTTGGGATGTCTGTATTGAGTTTGAGAAGAGCTTCTCTTAATCTTGGAATAATGATAACTTCGGTTGAAGTCTCTCTGCCGAGGGTTCCTTTTGTGCCATAAATTTCATGAAAACAGTCTTGATAAGAATAGCCGAGGGATTGGAAGAGAGTAATAGCGGGTTGTTCGATTAGGGCTGCTTCAGAATAATTATAATATGCCATTATTTATCCACTAAGATAATGCATCAATTACTAATCCGGTATGCCGCTACTTCTTCGGCGATCTGACTTTCACTGATTGTCTTTACCTTTGGAAGTTTCTGGGTCTTCTTAAACAGCTTCCGCAGCTCCTGTACACTTATTTTCTTCTTCTCATCTTCCGCAATCATCACTATCTCGACCCGCTGACCTGAGTGAAATGGCAGCTTTTTTAAAACAAGGTTTTCAGGGTCTTTAATCGTTACATATTTTTTATAAGCAAGCATTGTAATCCTCCTCATTGCCGTGATTTTAAATTATATCATTTATTAATGTCTCCTGTTTGAATGGGTAGACGTCGGTTGAAGTTTCCCTGCCGAGAGTGCATTTTTCGCTGAAGATTTCGTGGAAGCAGTCCTGATAAGAGTAGCCGAGAGATTGAAAGAGTTTGATGTCGGGTTGTTCGATGAGATTCGTTTCGGAATATATGCTCATGTATTATGATGTTATGCCATTAATTTTCTGGTTATTGTATATTTTAAATCGCGGTTACTAAATGCCGGCATGGTTCCTTCTAAGACATCAATTATTCTCTTATTTATAAAAGGATTTTCTATGCTACCAGCTTCATAACTGACTTTGTTTTTGTTAGTTTTATCTATTTTTGCATAAATAACTTGTTCTGCGTCGCAGACCACAGCAAGATTAGGATTATGAGTAACTATAATAATTTGTCTCTTCTTTTTTGCTTCTTTAATATTCTTCACAAGCAATTCGTAGACGCTTTGATTATCCAAATTTTCTTCTGGTTGATCCATAATAAGAGGTATATTATTTTTATCAAGAAGCAAATAAAATATTAGCAATAATGCGCCTTTTTCACCTGGAGATAATTGAGATAGTTCAACATCACCTAACCTTAAAGTATACTTTGGGACTAAGTAATCGAGAGAAAATAAATAATCATAAAAATCAAGAACGTCTTTTTTAATTTGTTGTTTGATGCTTCTCTTTTCCTTTTTCTCAAATCTTGTATCATAATCTAAATTTTCAATTATTCGATTCAAACAATTAACTACCGCCTCCTCATTATTAAATTCAGTTTCATCAATAATCGATCTAATTTTCTTTCCCCCTTCATCAATTCCGGAGAAACTCCCTTTTACTTTTTGATTGATATGCGAAATAAAGTTGTCATAAAAGTCTCGAATTTCAAGGGCTACATCAAACCTTACAGGATAATTCGCAATATCATATGTCGTTGCAAAAGTCTCTATTGGCTTATATAATGACTTATATTTTTCAAGTAATTCTTTCTTTTTTCTATAAATCTTTTTCGTTATTTCTAATCGCTCTTTTCTTTTATCCTCTAAAAGTTTGGGGTATTTTGATTTAATATTTTTTATTGCTTGTATATAGTGTTTAATTGTACCTTCCTTCTGATCATCACCTATCATTTCTGCTTTCTTGTTTTGCCATTCTTCAAGATTTTTAAGGTATTCCTGATATTTTTTATTCGGTTCATCTAATTTTGTCTGCAATTCCTCAATCTTTTTTGAAGTATCTAATAATCTATTGAAAATATTATTAGGAGTTTGAGGATTTAATGACTCCTCAATTTGCTGAATTTCTCTTGTAATCTCTTCTTTTAATGTATCAAGCGATTTTGTTTTAATTGATAGTGAAATTATTTCTTCTAAACGCAATCCTAACTCTTCTACATCATTCTTTATCTTTATGAGGAGATTATCATATTGTGTCTGAAAATTATCCAACTCTCCCAATATCTTGTCTAAAATAGCTCTTTTCTTTTTGAGGTCAGTTTTCTTATTCTGCTTCTCAAGTTTTTGTTTCTCAAGTTCTTTCTTTTCAATTGATAATTTATCAAGATCGTTATTTATGTTACTAATTTCTTTTGTAACGCTTTCATCGGTCTCAGGCTTCTTAACTTCAATAGGTTTTCCTTTCTTATGAAAGTCTAATTCCTTTAGCTTTACCTTAAATTCTTCAGCTAAAGTTTTACTGAAGTTTTCATCAAGAAAATCTTCGACCTTAACAATGTCCTCGTTGATTTTATTAAGATCTTCAATCAATAACACAACGTTCTCATTAATAACTTCTCCCTGATAATTTATTAGCTCATCTAGAGAACTCATCCCAAGCCTTTCATCGTCTGGGACGTGAGAAAAAATTACCTGCTTAAGTTCTTTTTCGAATTCTGGCTTTTCCTCGTTACACAGTATTTCTAAATATTTTTGTGGCATGTATTTTACTTTTTCATATTCGTAATCCTCAGGATTTTCAGATAGTATTTGTGTGTCAGTATCTTTACTGGCCCATTCTAAATCGGCGTTGAAGTGTTTAGCTTTATTGTTTTTGGGTTCTCTAAATTTATTCGGGTTTAAGAACGAAAAATATTTGTAATTTTTTGAATTTCCGAGCAACCCAATAATATCGGACAACGCACTTTTACCATTACCTTTATTACCAATTATGGCTACTAATTCAGGGTTTAATTCTATCCTGATGTCGTTAAACCAAATCTCTTCATCATATGATGAGCCTTCTTTTTTATTAATAGAAATAGAATTAATATATTTGGTTTTATCGGAATCTACTCGCTTTAAAACAGGAGGAACATCACCAACAAAAATCCGTGATTCAGGTTCGTAGAGTACATATTGTAACCCCTCAAATGTCGGATCGGCTTTAATCCAAGTAAAACAATTCCCTATCCTATCCTTGTCAGAGCTACTCGAATAATATTTTGCATCACTGCAATCTAAAAGAAGATCATTAACGTTTTGTTCTCCGAGCTTGCTCTTTGCATTATGAAATTGATCTATGCTGACAGAAGATATAAACACAAAATTAGCCTTATTAATAACATCTTTTTTGTCTGCTATTGATCCATCCGCCCAACTTAGGCTTTCCCATTCTGTTTTGCCGATAGCTGTTAAATACAAGGGCTTAGCCTTCTTGTTAAAATATGATGAATTGTTTAGGACGTCAAGAATATCGTCTTCATCGAGCGTTAAATTATTAAATCCCTCCTCAAGGTCCGATCCATATTGATGAATCTTTTCAATTGGGACTGTACTTTTAATACTCCGACCTAAATCCTCGAGGCTTTCTCTTGTTATAACACCACTCCAAGTCGCTCCTAAGAGGCCCGGAGATAATTTATATTTACTTGTTAATGCATTTAGAAACTGTTGTTCTATAACTTCAGCACTTAATTCGTTGGATAAGATAACGTGAAAATTAATTTTTCTAAGTCTGTTCTCAGTGCCTGCAAATTTTTTAAGTCTAAATTCCAATATTGGAAGAATCAACTCTATTTTAGGTAATCTTCCATTTTGCTTATATTGCAATACCTTTTTGTATCCATCAATGAACAGATAATCATTAATTCCTATGATTTTAAATTCGGGTTGAAGATTTTCCAGATCAGTAATAAATTTTTCCCAAATTTCCTCGGAATTACCACCATAATGTTGAACAATTGACAATGGTGTATGAATATGCAAGTCACATTTTTCCCATGTAGAGCCTCTTGGATCATTCATGATTGCCCCCTATTATATCTATCTTAATATCCAACCCCTCCAGGTCAATCTCTCCGCTGATTAATTTCGGTATAAGGAGATCATGGGTTTTGCGGAGGTTATCATTTTTGTTATACAGGATTTCAAGCTTACTAAAGACAGGCTTGATAATCTCTTCAAATTGCGTGAGAACTTTATTTGAAGGTTCAATCATCTTGATACTATGAACGTCTTCTTTAGTAACAGATTTAAATATTGTTCCGCCGCCCATTGTGTCTGTTTCTTGAAATTTGTCTTTCAATTGTTGAAATACAAAAAACTGATTAGCCGTTCTACTTCTTATAGCACATAACCCACGACCAATAACCATTTTCTTATTAGCGATATTTATCCTTGCAACAGGAGCACGAACACTAAATAGAATATCTCCAGCTTCAGCAATACGATTTTGAACGGTGGAATATATTCGAGTCGTGGGGAATCTATCGCCAAAGTCTGTAACACCTTGATGAAAAGGCAAACCATTTCCATCTTCATTGTAAAATTCAGATTTAGGTGATTGGCCCATTACAATAGTGCATATGTCAACAAGCGTCTTCACCTCCCACCCCTCCGGAATCATCCCTAATCCCGACTTAACCATCTTCACCTTCTCATGCCCCGGAAAGCGGAAGTTGACGAACCATTCCCTGTAAATCTCCTGCGCCATTTCCTCTAAAATCTTAATCCGCCTGTTGTTGTTCTCTATAAGGTCATCATAGGCAGAGAGAATAGAGGCGATTTTGTGCTGAAGTGGTAACTGCGGAACAACGAAATTAAAGGATAACAGTTTATCCAAACTCAGATTGTCCTGAGTAGTCCCCTTAGAAACGTTTTGCATTTGCAGTTTTGTTATATCAATGTAATATTTTATAAACCGTACATCTGCCGTCTTAGGATCAGCAACAAATCCAACAATACTGTCAGGGAAACATGCATTGATTTTAAGTATCGCGGTTTCAGCAATGTTTGCTGCAATTGTTATACATAATGTACCAGGATTCCAAAGCTTGCTTTGTGCAAGCCCTTTTTCGTTATAGGTTTGGCTATATTCTGAGATATACAGGTTTGCTGTTTTAATATCCCCGGTTTGTATAAAAGGATATAGACCACCATATAGTGAAGGTTCATTTCGGGGACGATGCCTGGATTTTCCTCGGCCAACAAAGCCAAGTTCATTAAGTTTTTTATAAGTCCATCCTATCGGAAAATCTCCGTTCATTCAACCCTCATTTATGCTAAAATTAAACATGCGCAAAAAATCATTGAAAGAGACTAATCCCTACCTTAAAGACCCCAAGCAATACGAAGAAGCCCTTATTAAGAACGTAATATCGTCTTCTGCCATTGAGGGCATCCGTGTTACTCCTGCACTCCTGAAGAAGAAGTCTCGGAATCTTCGCCACTCTTAGTCCTTTTTTGCCTTGTCTATAATTTTCCTGAAGTGCGTTTCCATCGGCTTATAGTCTCTTCTCAATCCACTGTTTATAGCTGCAAAATATTCTTCCTGTCTTCTTCCCGAAATTTCAGAAAAATCAATAATAGGCAATCCAGCCTGAGATGCCATTACAGTCGACAGCAATCTGGCTACTCTGCCGTTCCCTTCTCGAAAAGGATGTATAAGGACCAACTCGACATGAACTTCCGCCAATGCCTGAATAACCCTTTCCTGAGTTTTAAAATTGCATGGCGTATGTTTTCTCAAAGGCCCTTTCTCAAATTCAGTCATTAACAGTGGAATCTGTTTTGCTGAGGCAAAATGGAAATCACCTTTACTGACATTTACCTGCCTGTATTCACCGGCCCATCCGTATATAGCACCAAGCCAGATTTTATGCATCTCTTTTATATCCGAGGTTGTAAAACGATGGCCTGCGTCATACATCGTAAGGAGCTTATCAAGTGTATCCTTCAGAGCCAGAGATTCAGCCGCCTCCATTTCTCGGATGCGTTTTATTCCAAGCCTGTTCTTAAGGACCCTGCCCCGTGAACCAGGCTCAAACTGCGCTTCTTCCAGATGCGATACGTCATATCTGCCGACCTTCTTCATGATGACTGTCCTTCCATAAGCTTTGTCACATTGTCCGCGATTCTATCTTCCAAATCCCGCGCCTCAATATTCAACTGCTCCAGTTCCTCATTCAACTCCTCAAGCCTCTCATAAAAATTAAAATCATCTTCAGGTTTTTCTGTTACCCCGACATACCGTCCAGGATTCAATGAATATCCATGCTCCCTGATTTTCTCGATTGTCTCAACCTTACAGAGACCATCGATATCTTTGTATTTCCCTTTTGGAAAATGCTCCTTCATCAGCTTTTCGCTTCCTGCGTCGGACTCGACATCCTCACCCCGATAAAGCCTGACTATATTTGAGATGAACTCTATCTGTTCCGGCAGGAAGTCCCTGTGGGCACGGTCGATCTGGTTATAGATATGGCGGGCATCAATGAAAAGCACCTTGTCCTTGCGGTCAGTCTTTCTCTTCCCCTTGTCAAGAAACCAGAGTGTACACGGCAGGGTAACTGTGTAAAAGAAATTCGAGCCGATGGAGATCATCACATCCACGACATTGTCTTCTATCATCTTCTGCCTGATGTCAAGCTCGGACTGCCGGGCATCGCTGGCAGAATTTGCCATGACGAAACCTGCCCTTCCTTTTTCATTCAATGCGCTCAGGAAATATTGAATCCAGAGATAATTGGCATTATCCGGCCTGGGGATTTGATAGACGATACGATTGTCCTTTGCGATCTTTTCCTTATCGACCCCGTTTACATTGAACGGAGGATTGGCCATGACAAAATCAAACTTGCCGACGGATTTATGGATATCTTCATAATAGGCATTCCCCTGCTTGATATCCCCTGAAAGACCATGCACGGCAAGGTTCATCTTGCAAAGCCGAATGGTCTCGTCAGTCTTTTCCTGCCCGTAGACCATGATCTCACTGCTCGGCCTTTTCTTGTGACGTTCAATAAACTTGGCGCTCTGGACAAACATACCGCCAGATCCGCAGGCCGGGTCATATATCCTTCCATGGAAGGGCTCAATAACATCGACAATAAGCTTAACAATAGAGGTAGGAGTAAAGAACTCTCCGCCTTTCTTCCCCTCACTCGCTGCAAACTTGCCGAGGAAGTATTCATAAATCTTCCCGAACACATCCCCTTCAATATCCATCTGAATGCTTGAAAAGACTTTTAATAAGGCAACAAGCACATTGTTTTCAAACCGCGTATATGTCCGTGGAAGAACGCCCTTCAGTTCCTCGTTCTCATCTTCAATCGCTTTCATGGCATCATTCACTGCCTTACCGATGTCCTTACCTTCAGGGAGGTTGAGCAGAAATGAATATCTGGCCTCGTCAGGCAGAAACATCACCCCCCTTGCCTGATAATCAGCCTTGCCAATCTTCCTTCTGCTGCCAGTGGGCTGTTTCTTCGCTATTTCCCTTTCAGCATCGGTAAACTTGTGATCAGCATAGCGGAGAAATATAAGACCCAATACTGGAACAGAATACTGCTGTGCGGTCAACTCGGAATTGGCCCTTAACTGGTCCGCCGCATCCCAGAGACGTTTTTCAATGTCGTTGTTGTGATTAGCCATTTCGAAAAATTCCCTCAAATAAAAGAAAGATTCCCGGCAAGCGGGAATGACAATTCAGTTAAAAACAAAAAGGGTGGGAGACCCACCCTTTTTAAATTATTGTCTTATGCGTAACTCATGCAACTCATTATATATCCAGATTCCGCACCTCAAGGGCGTGCTTCTCGATGAATTCTTTTCTCGGCTCGACCTGGTCTCCCATGAGAGTGCTGAATATCTCCTCGGCCTTGATGGAGTCCTCAACGCTGACCTGAAGGAGCGTCCTTTTTTCAGGATCCATTGTGGTCTCCCAGAGCTGCGTCGGGTTCATCTCGCCGAGGCCCTTGTAGCGCTGGATGGCGATGCCTTTTTTGGCAATGGAGAGTATGAAGTTGAACAGTTCCCTTGAGCTGCCGAACTCCTGTGTTTCGTTGTTATGCAAAACCTTATACGGAGGATGTCCGAGTCCTTTGAGCTCCGAGAAGAGTTTTGTCAGTTCTTTGAAATCAGGCGATGCAAAAAAATGCTCGTCAATGGTCAGCATAAGCCCTGACCTCTTTGTCTCGATCCTGTACGCCTGGTGCTCTTCATCAAACATTATCTCTTCAGACATATCCGGGAATTCCTTCTTAAGCCTTTTTACGAGCTCTTTGCATTCCTTCTCATTCTTCAGCAGGGCGCTGTTCAGATCATAATGCAGGAGCGCCTTGATCACCGAGGTGTCGCTCTTTCTTCTGAAAAACCATTCAAGGAGCTTCTCGAATTTGGAGAGATTTTTGATATACGGCATTATCACTTTTCCGGTAAGCTGTTTCCCGTTTTGTATTTCGATCTCATCTACTGCAAGTTCAAACAGCATGTTTTCAAGCATGCCCTCATTCTGTATGTAGCGTTCGGACTTTCCTTTTTTCACTCTGAATAAAGGCGGCTGGGCAATGAAGAGATACCCTTTTTCTATGACCTGCGGCATCTGCCTGAAGAAGAATGTCAGGAGCAGCGTTCTAATGTGAGCGCCGTCAACATCAGCGTCGGTCATGATGATTATCTTGTGATACCTCGTTTTGTTTATATCAAAATCTTCTGTTCCAATGCCGGTA from Nitrospirota bacterium includes these protein-coding regions:
- a CDS encoding SAM-dependent DNA methyltransferase, yielding MANHNNDIEKRLWDAADQLRANSELTAQQYSVPVLGLIFLRYADHKFTDAEREIAKKQPTGSRRKIGKADYQARGVMFLPDEARYSFLLNLPEGKDIGKAVNDAMKAIEDENEELKGVLPRTYTRFENNVLVALLKVFSSIQMDIEGDVFGKIYEYFLGKFAASEGKKGGEFFTPTSIVKLIVDVIEPFHGRIYDPACGSGGMFVQSAKFIERHKKRPSSEIMVYGQEKTDETIRLCKMNLAVHGLSGDIKQGNAYYEDIHKSVGKFDFVMANPPFNVNGVDKEKIAKDNRIVYQIPRPDNANYLWIQYFLSALNEKGRAGFVMANSASDARQSELDIRQKMIEDNVVDVMISIGSNFFYTVTLPCTLWFLDKGKRKTDRKDKVLFIDARHIYNQIDRAHRDFLPEQIEFISNIVRLYRGEDVESDAGSEKLMKEHFPKGKYKDIDGLCKVETIEKIREHGYSLNPGRYVGVTEKPEDDFNFYERLEELNEELEQLNIEARDLEDRIADNVTKLMEGQSS